A stretch of the Argentina anserina chromosome 6, drPotAnse1.1, whole genome shotgun sequence genome encodes the following:
- the LOC126798786 gene encoding mevalonate kinase — MEVKARAPGKVILSGEHAVVHGSTAVAASIDLCTYATLRFPSHSDNDGLLRLELKDIGLEFSWPVGRIKEALSGIDVPNPSTPTTCPAEAIKSLAILVEELNIPEAKIGIAAGVLAFLWLYSSIQGFKPATVIITSELPLGSGLGSSAALCVALSGALLALSDRASLDLSHQGWLDFGESDLDLLNKWAFEGEKIIHGRPSGIDNTVSTYGNMIKFRSGSLTRLKSNMPLKMLITNTNVGRNTKALVAGVSERTLRHPDAMTSVFSAVDSISTELATIIQSEAPDEISVTEKEAKIEELMEMNQGLLQCMGVSHASIETILRTTLKYKLASKLTGAGGGGCVLTLLPTLLSATVVDKVTAELESCGFHCLTAAIGGQGVQVCFGGSP; from the exons ATGGAAGTGAAAGCTAGAGCGCCCGGGAAAGTTATACTGTCAGGTGAACATGCTGTGGTTCATGGATCCACGGCCGTAGCTGCCTCCATTGATCTCTGTACCTATGCAACTCTTCGCTTTCCCTCTCATTCTG ATAATGATGGTTTACTTAGACTGGAGCTCAAGGATATTGGATTAGAGTTTTCGTGGCCAGTTGGTAGGATTAAAGAAGCACTCTCTGGAATAGATGTTCCCAACCCATCAACACCTACCACATGTCCAGCGGAGGCGATCAAATCACTTGCTATTTTAGTTGAAGAACTAAACATTCCAGAGGCAAAAATTGGAATTGCTGCTGGAGTGTTGGCTTTTCTTTGGCTGTATTCATCTATCCAAGG ATTTAAGCCTGCAACAGTCATCATCACTTCAGAACTTCCTTTGGGTTCAGGTCTTGGTTCATCTGCCGCACTTTGTGTTGCATTGTCCGGTGCTCTTCTTGCTCTTTCAGATCGTGCAAGTCTGGATTTGAGCCATCAAGGGTGGTTGGATTTTGGTGAAAGCGACCTTGACTTACTGAACAAATGGGCATTTGAAGGTGAAAAAATCATTCACGGAAGGCCATCTGGCATTGACAACACAGTCAGCACATATG GGAATATGATCAAGTTTAGATCAGGCAGTTTGACACGCCTCAAATCCAACATGCCTCTCAAAATGCTCATTACTAACACAAATGTTGGGAGGAACACAAAGGCTTTAGTTGCTGGTGTTTCAGAGAGGACATTAAGGCATCCAGATGCTATGACTTCTGTGTTCAGCGCAGTTGATTCTATCAGCACGGAATTGGCTACCATCATCCAGTCAGAGGCCCCTGATGAAATCTCTGTTACTGAGAAGGAGGCAAAAATAGAAGAGCTGATGGAAATGAACCAAGGTTTGCTCCAATGCATGGGAGTCAGCCATGCTTCAATTGAAACCATTCTTCGGActacactcaaatacaagttagcTTCCAAGTTGACCGGAGCTGGCGGTGGAGGTTGTGTTCTCACACTACTGCCAACTT TGCTATCAGCAACAGTTGTTGATAAAGTAACTGCAGAACTAGAGTCGTGTGGATTCCATTGCTTAACAGCGGCCATTGGTGGACAAGGTGTTCAAGTTTGCTTTGGTGGTTCACCCTGA
- the LOC126797995 gene encoding NADPH-dependent aldehyde reductase 1, chloroplastic-like, with translation MADNGRKMPPQKQESQPGKEHAMDPNPQFSNPDYKPSNKLQGKVAIVTGGDSGIGRSVCHFFAQEGATVAFTYVKGQEDKDARETLQMIKQVKTSDAKDPIAVAADLGFDENCRRVVEEVVKAYGRIDILVNNAAEQYKAGSVEDIDEPRIERVFRTNIFAYFFMARHALKHMKEGSNIICTTSVVAYKGNPKLLDYTATKGAIVAFIRGLALELVNKGIRVNGVAPGPIWTPLIPASFDEEETAKFGSEVPMQRPGQPCEVAPSYVFLASNAMSSYITGQVIHPNGGVVVNS, from the exons ATGGCTGATAATGGCAGGAAAATGCCTCCTCAAAAGCAAGAATCTCAGCCTGGAAAAGAACATGCCATGGATCCTAACCCTCAGTTCTCAAACCCCGATTACAAACCCTCCAACAAGCTCCAG GGAAAGGTGGCAATAGTGACCGGAGGGGACTCCGGGATAGGACGATCGGTGTGTCATTTCTTTGCTCAGGAGGGTGCTACTGTGGCTTTCACATATGTGAAGGGTCAGGAGGACAAGGATGCACGCGAGACTCTGCAAATGATCAAGCAAGTGAAAACTTCTGATGCCAAGGACCCTATTGCAGTTGCAGCTGATCTTGGCTTCGATGAGAATTGTAGGAGGGTTGTGGAAGAGGTGGTGAAAGCTTACGGCCGCATTGATATTCTGGTTAACAATGCGGCTGAGCAATACAAGGCCGGCTCAGTGGAAGATATTGATGAGCCTCGTATTGAAAGGGTTTTCAGGACCAACATCTTTGCTTACTTTTTCATGGCAAG GCATGCTTTGAAGCACATGAAAGAAGGCAGCAACATAATCTGCACAACATCTGTTGTGGCCTATAAGGGAAACCCGAAGCTGCTTGATTACACAGCAACAAAGGGCGCCATTGTGGCGTTCATTAGAGGGCTGGCACTTGAGCTAGTGAACAAAGGCATCCGCGTCAATGGAGTAGCTCCTGGACCAATATGGACTCCTTTGATTCCGGCATCTTTTGATGAGGAGGAGACTGCTAAATTTGGCTCAGAAGTGCCAATGCAGCGACCTGGGCAACCCTGTGAGGTTGCACCATCCTACGTCTTCCTTGCGTCCAATGCTATGTCTTCTTACATAACCGGCCAAGTCATCCATCCCAATG GTGGGGTTGTCGTAAATTCTTGA
- the LOC126797997 gene encoding uncharacterized GPI-anchored protein At5g19250-like, producing the protein MASSKLSLFALVLAYVFLIQSSPAYCNEEEDDLFDGLNNFRQTLNLSELTRNDKAGCIADEISDALQGQPCSHAADYEIKPGNGPVFPYFSKLIIKCNIDNSTTADGIILPVCVPNLDPDIVLNNYTNTKFARFLNDSKYTGAGVGSEDDWMIVVLTTDSPSGSFTGGACLVAVGMVHYMVALFLGLFLVLL; encoded by the exons ATGGCCTCCTCCAAACTGAGCTTGTTTGCTCTTGTGCTTGCTTATGTCTTCCTCATTCAGTCTTCTCCAGCATATTGTAACG aagaagaagacgatcTTTTCGATGGTCTCAACAATTTCAGGCAAACCCTAAACCTCAGTGAACTTACCAGGAATGACAAGGCCGGCTGTATCGCCGACGAAATCTCGGATGCGCTACAGGGTCAGCCATGCTCTCATGCAGCTGACTACGAGATTAAACCAGGCAATGGTCCGGTGTTCCCTTACTTCAGCAAGCTCATAATCAAATGTAACATAGACAACAGCACCACAGCTGATGGGATCATTTTGCCTGTTTGTGTGCCCAATTTGGACCCAGATATTGTGCTCAACAATTACACTAACACCAAATTTGCTCGATTTCTGAATGATTCTAAGTATACAGGAGCTGGGGTTGGCTCAGAGGATGATTGGATGATCGTTGTGTTGACCACTGACTCACCTAGTGGGAGCTTCACCGGTGGTGCTTGTTTGGTTGCAGTTGGCATGGTTCACTACATGGTTGCTTTGTTTTTGGGGTTGTTCTTGGTTTTGTTATGA
- the LOC126797996 gene encoding uncharacterized GPI-anchored protein At5g19250-like, whose translation MMASLIRLCFFVLLIIQVTFLFSALVHSDKEADEDDILQGINSYRRSISLPALIKHDKADCLAGEIADDIQDQPCSSRTNGAAISPATTSTDIPSLANNLNKCKIDVNSTVDGVIMPVCVPKAVSTLVLTNYTNSQRYAKFLNNSRFTGVGIGTEEDWTVVVLATSTTTGDFANAAGSLVSRVATAYCLVSFMLGLWLILLG comes from the exons ATGATGGCCTCCCTTATCAGACTTTGCTTCTTCGTCCTTCTAATCATTCAAGTtactttcttattttcagcCTTGGTGCACAGTGATAAAG AGGCCGATGAAGATGACATTCTCCAAGGTATCAACAGCTATAGGCGATCAATAAGCTTACCGGCCCTCATCAAGCACGACAAGGCCGATTGCCTAGCAGGAGAGATTGCAGACGATATACAGGACCAACCATGCAGCAGCCGAACCAATGGCGCCGCCATCTCTCCGGCAACTACGTCGACCGATATTCCCAGCCTTGCCAACAACTTGAACAAGTGCAAAATAGATGTAAACAGCACAGTGGACGGGGTCATCATGCCAGTTTGTGTGCCCAAAGCGGTCTCAACTCTTGTGCTTACCAATTACACCAACTCCCAGCGCTACGCCAAGTTTCTAAACAATTCGAGGTTCACTGGGGTTGGAATTGGTACCGAGGAGGATTGGACTGTGGTTGTCTTGGCCACAAGTACCACAACTGGAGACTTTGCTAATGCAGCAGGATCTTTGGTTTCAAGGGTTGCCACTGCTTATTGCTTGGTGTCCTTCATGTTGGGGTTGTGGCTGATTTTACTTGGCTGA